The following is a genomic window from Micrococcus cohnii.
ATCATGCTCAGACGCTCGGCCAGGTCCGCCAAGCACTCGAGCTCGACGAGAGAACCGGCCTGGTCGCCCACTCCTACGGCACGATCGTCGCGGCGGCCCTGTGCGCGAGCCGGCCTCAGGCGTGGTCGTTCCTGGCGTTGCTGAACCCGATCGCCGAGCCGGCCCTGTCCGCCTCGTCCACGTGGCTCGACCGCGCCTCGGCGTTGCTGGCGCAGGGCTACTACGAGGCGGCCGCCCGCCTGCCCGCCCGGCTCAGCGACGCGCTGCTGCGCTCGTCGCTGATCACCTGGGCCACCACGGTGTTCATGAGCCGCACCGATGACGCCCGCGTTTTGGCCTACACGCACGATCAGCACCGGCGGCATTTCTCGGGTTTCGCCTCGCCCGCCCAGGTGGCCCAGTCCTATCGGGCCTCGACCACCGGCTCCGTGCCGGACTCGGCCGCCGGCCTGAGCCTGCCGGTACTGCTCGTGGCCGGGGACGAGGATCCGCTCGGCTCCCCCGCCGCCCAGCGGGCGCTCGCCGCTGACGTGGCCGCCGCGAGTCCCCGCTGCCGGCTGGTCCTGTTGCCCGGGGTGGGCCACCTGCTGCACTACGAGCGGCCCCGCGAGTGCGCGAGCCTGATCCGGGACTTCCTGTCCAGGGCGCGACCCCGGCCGGGCGCGAACGCTAGAGCACCCCGATCGGGTCGAGCCTGATCCGCACGCCCTCGGCCTCGCCGCGGGCGCTGGCCGCCGAGCGGCCCGAGCGCAGCAGCGCCGCGGTCGCCTCGGAGGCCGTATAGGGGAACAGCAGCAGCGCCCGGTGCCGCTGTTCGTCCTCGGGCAGCGGCACCGGACCGATCCACGGCAGTGGCCCGGCGCTCAGGACGGACCCGGCGGCGCCCTCTCGACGGGCCTCCTCCACGAGCGCGAGGTACTGAGCCACGGCCCGGTCCGGGCCGGTCACCTCCGCGATCCGTCCGGCCGGGGGCAGGTGCAGTTCGCGGCGTTCGGCGAGCTGCCGCGAGGCGAAGCCGGCCGGGTCCCACCGGGTGAGCGCGCCGACGGTCTCGGCGTGTTCGGCCGTCACCACGGCGACGCCGCCGCGATCGGCCGGTCGCACCAGCGCCGCGGCGGCGAACCAGCGCGCGAGCACGCGAGCCGGCACGTCGAGGCCTTCCCGAGTCAGCTGCGCGTCTCCGTCCAGCAGGAGCGCGGCCGCGTACCCGTTCTGCGCGACCGGTTCCGCCCCGACCGTCGCGACCACGAGCGCGGGACGGTCCTCGACGGTGCCGACGCGGTGCGCGGCCGAGCTGGAGACCACCGGCACCTGGGGGAAGGCGCGGCCCAACTCGTCAGCCGTGCGGTCGACGCCGCGGGCGCCGGCGCGCAGGCGCCGCCATCCGCACTCGGGACACTCGATGTCCCGCTCACGTGTTCCGCACCAGCGGCACGCCAGCTCACCGCGCTCCGCGGCGGCTCGGTCGCGGAAGGCCAGAGGACCGGCGCAGTGCCGACAGCGAGCGGGTGTGCGGCATCGCTCGCACACCAGGGCCGGGATGAATCCGGCACGGGCCACCTGCACGAGCACCGGGCCCGGGCACGGCCCGGACAGCGCGTGCCGCGC
Proteins encoded in this region:
- a CDS encoding alpha/beta fold hydrolase, producing MSGSTRLSSEPVRLRAWHLLRVPAPPAKTEVLTSHRPRTTRRRTVAAADPLSGAGHEVAVWEYAPPLRDEPSPEDDIAVGPATLVFVHGFRGDHHGLALLADCLPEHRILSVDLPGFGASPAYPHAEHTVDHHAQTLGQVRQALELDERTGLVAHSYGTIVAAALCASRPQAWSFLALLNPIAEPALSASSTWLDRASALLAQGYYEAAARLPARLSDALLRSSLITWATTVFMSRTDDARVLAYTHDQHRRHFSGFASPAQVAQSYRASTTGSVPDSAAGLSLPVLLVAGDEDPLGSPAAQRALAADVAAASPRCRLVLLPGVGHLLHYERPRECASLIRDFLSRARPRPGANARAPRSGRA